In the Channa argus isolate prfri chromosome 6, Channa argus male v1.0, whole genome shotgun sequence genome, CAGTGTGGACGGAGAACTTTCAGACATAGCGAAACACTCCTCGTGGGACGGCTGGTGTAAAAACTCGTACATGTAATACTGGTCCCCTGGAGATACCAACAAGATGTAAGTTTATGTAGGGTAAATGAATACTTTCCAGGTGATCGTGTGTTCAGAAATATTGTATTGAAATGTTGGATTATATTGTATCAAACCTTTGAAAAAATAAACCCTCTCTTTTCCATGGTGACCCGCAGCAGGGAGGGCAAACGCTGCATCTACATGATCAGGAATAATCTTGTCAAAGCCCACACTGATGTTTTGAGGATAGCCATCATCCAGTACACCATTATCAAACCTCCAATACTTGTTTCCCtgttgaaaattgttttaatattactTTCTTATTGCAGCAATAGTCTGATGTACCAATAACTGGAGAATAACTTTCTGGGTCTTCACCTTGAAGATGTAGGTCTTCCCTTGACAGTTGACACGAGTGAAAGCAGCATCAATAGGTCCACTGATGCCCCAAGCGTCCTGAATGAGTTTTGGATAACCAGGAAGCACCGATTTCTGGTCCAGTTCAAAAAAGTACTTCCCTAAAATACACAAGATAATATTACGCCCACATAGAAAGATCACATGTTTCCTTATAACTGTGCTACAACAAGTGGCAGACATTGTGCAAGATAAACCATAAGGGGATTTAAGTTTAAGGGGATATCAGGGGATGGGACTATCTGTCGCTCACCTCTGAAAGCATATACAGAGCCATTTTTCAGCTGCATAAAAGAGTCAAAAGACCTCCCGCTGCAGACCTCGGCATCTGGGTCAGGGGCTGCAGTGGGATCTGTTGTGACAGGAACAGCAGTCGTCTCATCTGCTGAGTCGGCCTTTTGGCTTTCAGCTGTGATGGGGACCCTATGTGAAGGTGGCACTGTGTCTAAAGTAGGTGTCATCTGTCTAACAGAGATGTTCTGGACAATTTTGTCAACCAGTTGTGATGGTTTGGTCAGTTCTAGTGTGGCCGCTGGACGATGCTGTGGTCTGTGACTAAAGTCTGGCTCGGGGAGCTGAGTGGGCTCCGGCTGATGACTCCCAACAGTAACAGACTGTGCTGAACGTCCAGGGGATGAGGTGGTACTGTCAAACAGCTCCTCGTAATCACCATCTTCTGGAAACGCGAACGTGTCTCCACGGGCTGAGGGGAGATTAAAGTCAGTGACTATCTGACTGATGtctgttacacacaaacaagcagagAAGTTTCGTACTCATCCTGCCACAGGCGACCTCGACGTCAGAACAGCAGCTCTTGTAATACTTGCACATGGAGTCGCACTGGCAGCTCCTCTGAGAGTCAAAGCCATTCTCACAGCGGCCCACACAGGACTCTCCACATAAAATGACAGATTTAAAGTCAATGTCTCtttttagtttatgtattttataatgCTTCTGTGTATTCCTATTCCACCTTTGTCCAAATAGAATTTCCCtttagacaaaaagaaaaactggattTGAGCTGATTACTGCTACATTGCTCTTAATTACTGAGATCATTTTCTTCTAATATTGTAGCtggctctgtctttttttcttcttcatcttggATCCTGTTTGTATTCCAATTAATGTTTGGATGTTTGGAAATGTTAAATTATCGAGCCAAAAAGTCACAGGTTCCACTTCATTCTTCATGAGAATTTGCTATTGTGCACATTATTCTATTGAAATTGAAGTTATAACTTTGCGTCCTAAACTTTTGTAATGGCTATTATATCCTGGCCTTTTAAAGGCCATCTTTTcccatatatttaaaaaatttgaattatttgagAATGAACATAGTACTTAGTACCAATCTTCAATGTGATAAATATTTACTTGTGCAGACCTGGCACTCACGAATTAAACTGCATGTAATACATAGCATTTGACACACTGAAGTAGTCCcactaaaacaaacatgacCATACTACACTGGAGTAGTTGCTGGAGTAACAGAAACCAGCAGTTCTACTCTTTCTGCTTCATACAAATGCATTCTGAACATTAAAACCTTCATTTGCAATATTTTACTCACCGTCTGCAGCAAAAGTCTCTGCGAGCAGAGTGAGCAGCAGGACGCCCCACAGCTCCATGTTGCCTCTGGTGGGTGAGATAGCCGAATGAGAGAGTAATGACAGACTGTGTGTTTCCAATCATTGGAAACATGTGTCAGTCACCCCATatctttgtttgctttaaccTGATTTCAAATCTCTTTCTGTAGCAGTAaataaacagagacacagacataaATAACGAGGCTGACAGGAAGGAAACATTCAAGCCATGTGAGTATCTATTGACTTCTGACCACCAGcctttgccatttttttcatAGTTTTCAGGAGCAGtgatttttctctttgcagTTTTGGAAGTGTCACTCATCACCAGCACCATCACGTGTTTGTTATCATTTGTGTTCAGGCCCCAACTAAACGTAAAGGTGAAGTGCGGGAGTGTGTCACTGCTAGGCCTGTGAAGAAAGGCAAGCAAAATACCAGTGTAACAAGCTAACACAGAAGATGCTAtcatagatgtgtgtgtgtgtgtaatgtttaaGCAGAAGCTTTGTCAGAATAACATTTCACTCAAGTCCTTTCATCTTATGACTTTGTGTACGGTTTTGAGTTTAATTTAGAAACATTGGCTATACTACATTATTAACGTGCACAAGCCAAAAATACTCAATCAATAGCAGAGTTCTGGGGCCTCTCCTTTCTCACCTGGGCTTCCCTTTTGGCTCAGATTACATGTAATCGCTTTTTTACTTGATAGAAGGATTTGTCCATTTTGTCTGTGAATTTACAACGACTCATTTACGCTAAAAGGTGCATGTATCCAGTTCATTATGGATAAAACACTTCACATGACCAAATGTAGGTAAAGGGTGGGTGAAGTTACCAAATTCCCCCGActtactaatactactactaactAATTCCACATGTTTTAGGCATGGCACAAATCTCCTTTTAATTGAAAATGACTCAAGTGTAATCCTCCTTCTCCACATACTAACAAACAAAGACGGGCTGGCCCGGATGTGGTTCTCCAGTCTTTCCAGCAGAGGGTCTGATCATGGTGAGCACATAGATTCTGACCGGCTATGCTGCTTGGAGACAGTGGAGGAGGGGGGTTGCTGCTTAAACCTCTGACGATGTTGAGCCGGTGGGCGGTGCAGACCCCTAAAACGTCCACAGTCTGCTGCGTCTGACCAAAGGATGCGACAGGGCAGGTGCTGCTACCGGACAGCGTTAACAAATCGGAGATTTCTGCAGGAAACAAGACGCTACACTGCGTCGGATGCGGAGTCAAGAAAAGAATAACCCGTGAGATGCAGAGGAAGCAGCCCTCTTTGTCTGCTAGACCTCTGTGAATGCAAGACAAAGATGACAACAGTTTTGTTTACTCGTCTGGAAAAAGAAGTAGGATTTAGTTTGTGGTTTAACATTTAGAGGTCCACCATGCTGGGCTTCTGCCTATTCAGGACATTTCTTTAAAGTGCTTGATAAGATAAGAAAGACAAAGCGGCAGCTGTAAAGGATGGAATCTGCGTAAAAATCCTCTCGCATCCTGACATTCAGACAGTGATGTAATTTGGTGAAAGCTGACACTTTTGATTTACATTACAGGCCTTGCTTGGTGCATCTGTTGGAGCAGGCTGCGCTTGCAAGGACGATAGCAGGAAGCAGAGACCtttgtaaacaaacacaattaaacaCGCACCCACAGCCTCTGCTCACACACTTGTTTCCGCTGTAGATGCTTTTTACCCTGACGCTCTTCCTGTTTAGGCTCTATCGACGTTTCTCCATCATGTTCAGCTCAGACAGACTCACTGTCCCGGATTGTGGTAACCGACTGCAGAGAGGGAGGAGCGGATCTGGATCAGTATCCAACCCAAGAGAAGTTTCTCCCGGCATCAGTGCCGATGTCCAGGCGGTTTTGACCATGTCTCTACCCGCCCTGCGCTCTGCCATCCAGAGGCTGAAGCCAGCCAAAGACACCTCTCATTCAGATGAGACCCGCAGGGCCATCGCGGAGATCTTTCAGTTGGTGGAGGAGGCCTGGATTTTACCCACTATTGGACGTCAGGTGGCCGAAGAGCTGTGCAACAGGATCCGTCTGGAGGGAGGGCTGGAGCTGCTGCTTCAGCTCCTGCAGGCACCTGCTTTGGAGATCACATATGAATCTGCAAAACTGCTAGAGCAGATACTGATCGCAGAGAACAGGtaaagaacaaacagaaaggTGCgatattaaatatttgaatattcagCTCATTAATGCAACGTCGTTTTTATTGgattgtaaatgttaaatgcagtTATTTATACGGATCAGCTCTAAATCTGTGTTGATGAGACACTGACTTTACTTTATCACTTAGCATGTTGATAATTTTAAGCAAATATATGATTGttaacaaaagttttaaaaagttttaaaaatgccagaagtacaaattgaaaatatgtaaggaaaaaaaatcaataaataaaaaaatcttgagTTTTGAAAATCATTCAGTGATTAAGTGTTTTAGTACTGGTTGCCTGATACTACtgtgaaatgtatttcattAATGAATTGAAGTCAGTTCAATTACCAGAAATTAAACCTCACTTTAACCTCActtttgttttatcagcttagaaatattgtgtttgttcatatttGTGCCTTTGGTGAAGTTCAGGTCACATTTCTTAACCAATGTATTGAGAAAAGTGGGAAGTTGTAAACAGTTCCATTCACTTTTCTTGTGACTGTGTTAACTTTCTGTTGACAGAGATTATGTAGCTCGTATGGGTCTGGGTGTTATCCTCAACCTGACACGACAGCAGGAGGACGCCCAGCTGGCTCGTAGTGTCTCAGGGATCTTGGAACACATGTTCAAACACACTGAAGAGACATCTGTCCACCTCATCTCTAACGGTGCCCTGGATGCTCTCCTCTTCTGGTGCCGAAGTACAGATCCCACTGTGCTGCGGCACTGCGCTATAG is a window encoding:
- the vtna gene encoding vitronectin a, which codes for MELWGVLLLTLLAETFAADESCVGRCENGFDSQRSCQCDSMCKYYKSCCSDVEVACGRMTRGDTFAFPEDGDYEELFDSTTSSPGRSAQSVTVGSHQPEPTQLPEPDFSHRPQHRPAATLELTKPSQLVDKIVQNISVRQMTPTLDTVPPSHRVPITAESQKADSADETTAVPVTTDPTAAPDPDAEVCSGRSFDSFMQLKNGSVYAFRGKYFFELDQKSVLPGYPKLIQDAWGISGPIDAAFTRVNCQGKTYIFKGNKYWRFDNGVLDDGYPQNISVGFDKIIPDHVDAAFALPAAGHHGKERVYFFKGDQYYMYEFLHQPSHEECFAMSESSPSTLFRRYTNVYYNNYERVFSELFSDLPQHHDPHHFIDKDWKGFKPPVDAAMVGRIYISRRRWTPPRSNGYQPDQQWGQQQGQQWNQQYRQQWGQSRQSRSPSWTSIAEQGMNMGQHFAERGMEMGLRLAERRMELEERLGRDWDRRWDQDWNQDRRRDRYRQDSRGNYDSRDDRSYWGVPRRSLPIQSVYFFKGDKYYRVDLRTKRVEYAVPPYPRSIAKYWLGCSDTTGAEK